GCGGTTTGTCCGGCGGCGATGGTTGACATGGAACGCGAGGTGCCAGGGAAGACCGCGGAGAGGATCTGGCAGGCGCCGATCCAGATGGATTGCGCCAGGGTCATCTGATAAATGCTCTCCGTTCGGTAGCCCGCAGTGGCGGCGCCGAGGGCGCGCGCCCTGCCCGAGTTGAGAAGGATGCGAGGCGCGCCGTACACGGCGTCCACGACCCACATGACGATGCCGCCGACGATCAGGGAAGTGGCCATGACGTAGAGGCTCTCGAGATTCTTGCCGATAACCTTGGTCAATAGGTAGGCCGGGCCGGCGGTCACCACGAAGGCGACGCCAGTCAGAGTAAGGGGATGGTTCCACAGGTTGTGGCGGCCGTCCGGACCTTGGGGAAAAGTCTTGATGAATTCCTTGAGGCGGGCGCGGAAGTAGATGGGCAGGCAAAGAATGGCGCCGAGCTGGATGACGATGGAGTACATCTTCCAGTAGCCGCTGGCGAGGTCGAGCCCCATCGCCTTTTCGACGATGCGCAGGTGCGCGGTGGAGCTGACAGGAAGAAATTCGGTGAGGCCTTCGACGATGCCGAGGAGGACGGACAGCAAGTAATGGTTCAAAAGCGGATTCCTCGCTGCGCTCGGAATGACAATCTCATAAGGGCGGTTACCTCATAGGGGCAGTTACTCGACTGCAGTCCCGTAGGTGGGGATTCCCTGCTCCAATTTATACAACAGAGTTTGGGCGCGGTTGGCCCAGTCGCTTTGTGGAAAATTGGCGATGACGCGCTGGGCCAGGGCCACGGCCTTGGCTTTGGCGTCGCCGATGCGGTTCGACTTGCCGTCGTTCTTGTAGAGCTCGATGAGGGCAGAGCGGCGGTAGGCGGCGTCGTACAGGGCTTCGGCGGCGACCGGCGACTGGGGATGCTCGTCGGCGTATTTCTCGTAAACTTCGGCTTCCTTTTCGGGGCACTTGGATTCGCCCTGCCAGTCACCGCAAAGTTTGTTGTCGAGCAAGTCGAAGGCGGCGAGGTCGGCCCACTTGCTGTGGGGAAATTTCTTGATCACCTGTTTCATCAGGTCTTCGTTGATGCCGTACAGACGGCTGCTGGGAGCTCCACGGCCGGAGGGGCGTCCGAAAATGTCGGCGCGCTCGATTTGCCAGCGAATGTCGGCGGCGCGGTACAGCGCTTCGCCCGCCACCGGCGACTGCGGGAAGTATTCGGCGGCGCGGTAGTAGAGGCGGAGCGCATCCTTATCGGCGCCTTTGCGCCCGCCGCGGCGGCTGGCTTCCTGCTCGCTGGCGACGGCTTCCCCGAACAGGACCTTGTCGCCGTTGGGCGTGCTGGCGCGCACCACACCTTTGTCGAGAATCCAGCCGCTGATGTCGCGGCCTTCGCTGAGTTCGGTGGGCTCGGAGAGAGTGGCGAGCACGTGGAGCCAGTCGCGGGATTTCTCGATGACGGCGACCTCACGGCCGCGATCGATGGTGGCGATCCTGGGAGCGTTGGCGTCGGGCGAGAGGTAGATTTGCGCGACACGCACCATGACGCCGCGCTCGGCGGCGGCGAACGAGAGAGGCGCGGCGAGCAGCAGCGTTGCGATCAGGAGATGATGCCGGAATCGCATGATCAGTGAACTCCTGCGGTGATGTGATTCTAGCAGCAGGGAAGCGCAACACTGCGCGTTCGAGGGCGAACACGCTCCAACGTCATGAGTGAGGCAAGTCGGACAGGACGCGAGCTAGGAGGGCGGGGTCGATGTTGCCGCCGCTGATGACGGCAACGGTCTTGCGCGCCGGGGGGAGTTGGTCGGCGCGAAAGAGGAAAGCGGCAAAGGTGACGGCGCCGCTGGGTTCGGCGACCAGCTTGGCATCGAGCGCGAGGGTGCGGATGGCCGCAAGGATTTCCGATTCGGAGACGGTGACAATATCGTCCACGAAGCGGCGGATGTGATCGAAATTGATTTCGCCGACGGACTGGGTGCGAAGGCCGTCGGCGAGAGTGCGCGCAGTCTGGTCGGCGGAAAATTCGACGATGCGGCCGGAGCGGAAGCTGGCCTGCGCGTCGGAGGCGAGTTCCGGTTCAACTCCGATGACTTTCGCTCGCGAGCCGCTGAGCTTGAAGGCGGAGGCAATGCCGCTGATCAGGCCGCCGCCGCCGACCGGGACCAGGACGAGGTCGGCATCGGGCAGGTCAGCGAGGATTTCCAAACCCGCGGTGCCGGCGCCGGCGATGATTTTTTCGTCGTTGTAAGGCGGGATGATGGCGTAGCCGTGCTCGCGGGCGAGATCCTCGGCCCTGGCTTTGCGTTCGGAGCTGGCAGGACCGACGAAGACGATTTCGGCGCCGAGCGCCCGCGTGCTGTCAATCTTGATTTGCGGCGCATTGTCGGGCATGACGATGACGGCTTTCACGCCCAGGGCGCGGGCGGCGTAGGCGACGCCTTGAGCGTGGTTGCCGCTGGAGTAACTGATGACGCCGTGGCGGCGTTCAGCGTCGGCGAGCGAGGCGATTTTGTTGTAGGCGCCGCGCAGCTTGAAGGAGCCGATGGGCTGCAGGCTCTCAGGTTTCAGGTAGAGCTCACGGCCGGGCTGCTGGCGCGGGTAGGCAAGGAGCGGCGTGCGGGTGGCGATTCCGCGCAGGCGCGAGGCGGCGAGAGTGATGTCGTCAAGGGTGACCATGTTGAAACGACCATTGAACCGCAAAGGACGCGAT
This window of the Terriglobia bacterium genome carries:
- a CDS encoding undecaprenyl-diphosphate phosphatase, producing the protein MNHYLLSVLLGIVEGLTEFLPVSSTAHLRIVEKAMGLDLASGYWKMYSIVIQLGAILCLPIYFRARLKEFIKTFPQGPDGRHNLWNHPLTLTGVAFVVTAGPAYLLTKVIGKNLESLYVMATSLIVGGIVMWVVDAVYGAPRILLNSGRARALGAATAGYRTESIYQMTLAQSIWIGACQILSAVFPGTSRSMSTIAAGQTAGMSRPAALEFSFLVSIPTMIAATGYDLLKSLRHKAGAGGEIGIAPRDLHEWIVLIIGFVVSFIVAYVVVAWFMRWVRQRGFAPFAIYRILLGLAVFVWILKSGG
- a CDS encoding threonine/serine dehydratase, yielding MVTLDDITLAASRLRGIATRTPLLAYPRQQPGRELYLKPESLQPIGSFKLRGAYNKIASLADAERRHGVISYSSGNHAQGVAYAARALGVKAVIVMPDNAPQIKIDSTRALGAEIVFVGPASSERKARAEDLAREHGYAIIPPYNDEKIIAGAGTAGLEILADLPDADLVLVPVGGGGLISGIASAFKLSGSRAKVIGVEPELASDAQASFRSGRIVEFSADQTARTLADGLRTQSVGEINFDHIRRFVDDIVTVSESEILAAIRTLALDAKLVAEPSGAVTFAAFLFRADQLPPARKTVAVISGGNIDPALLARVLSDLPHS